A DNA window from Salvelinus namaycush isolate Seneca chromosome 30, SaNama_1.0, whole genome shotgun sequence contains the following coding sequences:
- the spata5l1 gene encoding spermatogenesis-associated protein 5-like protein 1 isoform X2 produces MEEEVSLRVLPMDPEDRGTQRVRLGPGLMSSLGLGLGSPVLVALSGGSCLCTAWPRPDLADGFIQIDMKCCSSNLILNKATPTHLSSSPLPPSPCLSRSLTPVSCPKLKGIRITVVVQSVEFRKTTPPSFIHELVKDMLKGTYVHQKHVIDVGDHDTDIKLIVIESLNPESTVTGLVTSKTGVEIMGTRTLRYYRGQLQEQPQVLLGGLEEVSACLREMLRLPLQYPATLGSLGLSCPRGVLLAGPPGVGKTLLVRCLVGEVGASLITVRGPEVVGSRPGESEERLRAVFGRARAAAEEGPCVLFLDELDSLCPRRTGSSAPENRLVAQLLTLMDGMDQSDRFLIVGATNQPDSLDPALRRPGRFDREVVIGAPTAQQRLSILSVLCRAMPVCVSVDWAELAQRTTGYVGADLSALCREAAMLAIRHNTQGSGEQTITMEHFLSALKTVRPSCLRGSLGRTDLPAVSWDQIGGLEEVKVKLQQSIEWPMRYPEAFVRLGLSRPRGVLLYGPPGCAKTTLVRAAATSSHCCFLSVSGADLYSPYVGDSEKALAQLFRQARACAPSILFLDEVDSLIGSRSEGHVPQSAQTRLLSVLLNELDGLEYQEVCNKEVMIVAATNRPDSLDSALLRPGRLDQIIYVPPPDLQARVSILQVCTEKMPLDDDVCLEELARHTDLYSGADLENLCREAALLTLQDESMEASSIKHRYFLQSLQRMTPSLSTQQLQTYKNLFR; encoded by the exons atggaggaggaggtgtctcTGAGAGTGCTCCCAATGGACCCAGAGGACCGGGGAACCCAGAGGGTCAGACTGGGCCCAGGGCTGATGTCCTCCCTGGGGTTGGGGCTGGGCTCTCCTGTTCTGGTGGCTCTGTCTGGAGGGTCCTGTCTCTGTACTGCCTGGCCCAGGCCTGACCTGGCTGACGGATTCATACAGATAGACATGAAATGTTGTTCTTCAAATCTTATCTTAAACAAAGCTACACCCACACACCTCAGCTCTAGCCCACTTCCCCCCAGCCCATGCCTAAGTCGTAGCCTCACCCCAGTCTCCTGCCCCAAGCTGAAAGGCATCAGAATAACAGTGGTGGTTCAGAGTGTGGAGTTCCGGAAAACCACTCCTCCCAGTTTCATCCATGAACTAGTGAAGGACATGCTGAAAGGGACATATGTCCACCAGAAGCACGTGATAGATGTGGGTGACCATGACACGGACATTAAACTGATCGTCATCGAGAGCCTGAACCCAGAGTCCACCGTGACTGGTTTGGTTACATCTAAGACAGGGGTGGAAATAATGGGGACGAGGACCCTCCGATACTACAGAGGACAGCTCCAGGAGCAGCCCCAGGTCCTACTGGGAGGACTGGAGGAG GTGTCAGCGTGTCTGAGAGAGATGTTGCGCCTGCCTCTGCAGTACCCTGCTACCTTGGGCTCCCTGGGTCTGTCCTGCCCCAGAGGAGTGCTCCTTGCTGGGCCGCCGGGGGTCGGAAAGACCCTGCTGGTCCGCTGCCTGGTGGGGGAGGTGGGGGCCAGCCTGATCACAGTCCGAGGACCAGAG GTAGTAGGGTCTCGGCcaggggagagtgaggagaggttGCGGGCGGTGTTTGGTCGGGCGCGGGCAGCGGCAGAGGAAGGGCCTTGTGTGTTGTTCCTGGATGAGCTGGACTCTCTCTGTCCCAGACGGACTGGATCCTCCGCACCCGAGAACCGGCTGGTCGCTCAACTGCTCACGCTCATGGACGGCATGGACCAATCAGATCGCTTCCTCATCGTAGGAGCCACTAATCAGCCGGACAGCTTGGACCCGGCGCTACGGAGGCCCGGGAGGTTCGACAGAGAG GTGGTTATCGGTGCCCCCACAGCACAGCAGCGGTTATCCATCCTGTCAGTGCTGTGCCGGGCCAtgccagtgtgtgtcagtgtggacTGGGCAGAGCTGGCCCAGAGGACTACAGGGTATGTGGGTGCTGACCTCAGTGCTCTCTGCCGTGAGGCTGCCATGCTGGCTATACGACACAACACACAG GGTTCAGGGGAGCAGACTATCACCATGGAACACTTCCTGTCTGCCCTGAAGACTGTCCGTCCATCCTGTCTGAGGGGCAGTCTGGGACGGACAGACCTCCCAGCCGTCTCCTGGGATCAGATAGGAGGCCTGGAGGAAGTCAAAGTCAAACTACAACAG AGTATAGAGTGGCCGATGCGTTACCCGGAGGCGTTTGTGCGTCTGGGTCTGTCCCGTCCCAGGGGGGTGTTGCTGTACGGTCCCCCAGGCTGTGCTAAGACCACCCTGGTCAGGGCTGCAGCCACCTCCTCCCACTGCTGCTTCCTGTCAGTCAGCGGGGCTGACCTCTACTCTCCATATGTAGGAGATTCAGAGAAGGCCCTGGCGCAG CTCTTTCGTCAGGCACGGGCCTGCGCTCCCTCCATCCTGTTCCTAGATGAGGTGGACTCTCTGATTGGCTCCCGGTCAGAAGGCCATGTCCCTCAGAGTGCTCAGACGCGCCTCCTGTCTGTGCTGCTGAATGAGCTGGACGGG TTGGAGTACCAGGAGGTGTGTAACAAGGAAGTGATGATCGTAGCGGCCACTAACAGACCAGACTCTCTGGACAGTGCCCTCCTAAGGCCTGGAAGACTGGACCAGATCATCTACGTACCCCCACCTGACCTACAG GCGCGTGTGTCCATCCTGCAGGTGTGTACAGAGAAGATGCCTCTGGATGATGATGTGTGTCTGGAGGAGCTGGCTAGACACACTGACCTCTACTCTGGAGCAGACCTGGAGAACCTGTGCAGAGAG GCGGCTCTGTTGACCCTCCAGGATGAAAGTATGGAAGCTTCTAGTATCAAACACCGATACTTCCTCCAGTCTTTACAGAggatgactccctctctctcgacCCAGCAACTACAGACATACAAAAACCTCTTCAGATGA
- the spata5l1 gene encoding spermatogenesis-associated protein 5-like protein 1 isoform X1, producing the protein MEEEVSLRVLPMDPEDRGTQRVRLGPGLMSSLGLGLGSPVLVALSGGSCLCTAWPRPDLADGFIQIDMKCCSSNLILNKATPTHLSSSPLPPSPCLSRSLTPVSCPKLKGIRITVVVQSVEFRKTTPPSFIHELVKDMLKGTYVHQKHVIDVGDHDTDIKLIVIESLNPESTVTGLVTSKTGVEIMGTRTLRYYRGQLQEQPQVLLGGLEEVSACLREMLRLPLQYPATLGSLGLSCPRGVLLAGPPGVGKTLLVRCLVGEVGASLITVRGPEVVGSRPGESEERLRAVFGRARAAAEEGPCVLFLDELDSLCPRRTGSSAPENRLVAQLLTLMDGMDQSDRFLIVGATNQPDSLDPALRRPGRFDREVVIGAPTAQQRLSILSVLCRAMPVCVSVDWAELAQRTTGYVGADLSALCREAAMLAIRHNTQGSGEQTITMEHFLSALKTVRPSCLRGSLGRTDLPAVSWDQIGGLEEVKVKLQQSIEWPMRYPEAFVRLGLSRPRGVLLYGPPGCAKTTLVRAAATSSHCCFLSVSGADLYSPYVGDSEKALAQLFRQARACAPSILFLDEVDSLIGSRSEGHVPQSAQTRLLSVLLNELDGVGFRTLERRGAGKILQAEGVEERHQQEHLEYQEVCNKEVMIVAATNRPDSLDSALLRPGRLDQIIYVPPPDLQARVSILQVCTEKMPLDDDVCLEELARHTDLYSGADLENLCREAALLTLQDESMEASSIKHRYFLQSLQRMTPSLSTQQLQTYKNLFR; encoded by the exons atggaggaggaggtgtctcTGAGAGTGCTCCCAATGGACCCAGAGGACCGGGGAACCCAGAGGGTCAGACTGGGCCCAGGGCTGATGTCCTCCCTGGGGTTGGGGCTGGGCTCTCCTGTTCTGGTGGCTCTGTCTGGAGGGTCCTGTCTCTGTACTGCCTGGCCCAGGCCTGACCTGGCTGACGGATTCATACAGATAGACATGAAATGTTGTTCTTCAAATCTTATCTTAAACAAAGCTACACCCACACACCTCAGCTCTAGCCCACTTCCCCCCAGCCCATGCCTAAGTCGTAGCCTCACCCCAGTCTCCTGCCCCAAGCTGAAAGGCATCAGAATAACAGTGGTGGTTCAGAGTGTGGAGTTCCGGAAAACCACTCCTCCCAGTTTCATCCATGAACTAGTGAAGGACATGCTGAAAGGGACATATGTCCACCAGAAGCACGTGATAGATGTGGGTGACCATGACACGGACATTAAACTGATCGTCATCGAGAGCCTGAACCCAGAGTCCACCGTGACTGGTTTGGTTACATCTAAGACAGGGGTGGAAATAATGGGGACGAGGACCCTCCGATACTACAGAGGACAGCTCCAGGAGCAGCCCCAGGTCCTACTGGGAGGACTGGAGGAG GTGTCAGCGTGTCTGAGAGAGATGTTGCGCCTGCCTCTGCAGTACCCTGCTACCTTGGGCTCCCTGGGTCTGTCCTGCCCCAGAGGAGTGCTCCTTGCTGGGCCGCCGGGGGTCGGAAAGACCCTGCTGGTCCGCTGCCTGGTGGGGGAGGTGGGGGCCAGCCTGATCACAGTCCGAGGACCAGAG GTAGTAGGGTCTCGGCcaggggagagtgaggagaggttGCGGGCGGTGTTTGGTCGGGCGCGGGCAGCGGCAGAGGAAGGGCCTTGTGTGTTGTTCCTGGATGAGCTGGACTCTCTCTGTCCCAGACGGACTGGATCCTCCGCACCCGAGAACCGGCTGGTCGCTCAACTGCTCACGCTCATGGACGGCATGGACCAATCAGATCGCTTCCTCATCGTAGGAGCCACTAATCAGCCGGACAGCTTGGACCCGGCGCTACGGAGGCCCGGGAGGTTCGACAGAGAG GTGGTTATCGGTGCCCCCACAGCACAGCAGCGGTTATCCATCCTGTCAGTGCTGTGCCGGGCCAtgccagtgtgtgtcagtgtggacTGGGCAGAGCTGGCCCAGAGGACTACAGGGTATGTGGGTGCTGACCTCAGTGCTCTCTGCCGTGAGGCTGCCATGCTGGCTATACGACACAACACACAG GGTTCAGGGGAGCAGACTATCACCATGGAACACTTCCTGTCTGCCCTGAAGACTGTCCGTCCATCCTGTCTGAGGGGCAGTCTGGGACGGACAGACCTCCCAGCCGTCTCCTGGGATCAGATAGGAGGCCTGGAGGAAGTCAAAGTCAAACTACAACAG AGTATAGAGTGGCCGATGCGTTACCCGGAGGCGTTTGTGCGTCTGGGTCTGTCCCGTCCCAGGGGGGTGTTGCTGTACGGTCCCCCAGGCTGTGCTAAGACCACCCTGGTCAGGGCTGCAGCCACCTCCTCCCACTGCTGCTTCCTGTCAGTCAGCGGGGCTGACCTCTACTCTCCATATGTAGGAGATTCAGAGAAGGCCCTGGCGCAG CTCTTTCGTCAGGCACGGGCCTGCGCTCCCTCCATCCTGTTCCTAGATGAGGTGGACTCTCTGATTGGCTCCCGGTCAGAAGGCCATGTCCCTCAGAGTGCTCAGACGCGCCTCCTGTCTGTGCTGCTGAATGAGCTGGACGGGGTAGGCTTTAGgaccctggagaggagaggagcagggaagaTCCTACAGGCTGAGGGAGTGGAGGAGCGCCACCAACAGGAACAT TTGGAGTACCAGGAGGTGTGTAACAAGGAAGTGATGATCGTAGCGGCCACTAACAGACCAGACTCTCTGGACAGTGCCCTCCTAAGGCCTGGAAGACTGGACCAGATCATCTACGTACCCCCACCTGACCTACAG GCGCGTGTGTCCATCCTGCAGGTGTGTACAGAGAAGATGCCTCTGGATGATGATGTGTGTCTGGAGGAGCTGGCTAGACACACTGACCTCTACTCTGGAGCAGACCTGGAGAACCTGTGCAGAGAG GCGGCTCTGTTGACCCTCCAGGATGAAAGTATGGAAGCTTCTAGTATCAAACACCGATACTTCCTCCAGTCTTTACAGAggatgactccctctctctcgacCCAGCAACTACAGACATACAAAAACCTCTTCAGATGA